The Rickettsia endosymbiont of Cantharis rufa genome segment TCATCGGTCGTACTTCAATTTTACCGTCTATGACTACAGCCCGCTCTTCGGTTTTATGTAAGCCTAAAATACCTGATTGGGGCGGATTAATAATCGGCGTGGATAATAATGATCCATATACCCCTCCGTTGGAGATCGAGAATGTCCCTCCTGACAAATCAGCCATAGAAAGCTTACCCTCACGAGCTTTTTTAGCTAAAACACCTATAGCTTTCTCTACTTCGGCAAAGCCCATTTTATCGACATCTCTAACGACAGGTACAACAAGCCCTTGCTCTGTCCCGACCGCTACCCCTATATCGTAATAATTTTTATATACCAAATCATCGCCTTCTATTTCGGCATTTACCGAAGGAATAAGCTTTAAAGCTTCAACGGTTGCTTTAACAAAGAAAGACATAAACCCAAGTTTTACGCCGTGCTTTTTCTCAAATTCTTCTTTATATTGATTACGCAAGGCAATTACTTTTAACATATCGATTTCGTTAAAAGTAGTCAAAATAGCTGCCGTATTTTGTGAATCCTTTAAACGCTGTGCGATAGTTTTACGCAAGCGTGACATACGAACACGCTGTACTCTATCTTCGTTAGCTTTGTTTACTGTAGGAGTAGCGGTAGCTGGGGCGTTTAGTGTTTCAAGCACATCGCCTTTGGTAATT includes the following:
- the odhB gene encoding 2-oxoglutarate dehydrogenase complex dihydrolipoyllysine-residue succinyltransferase; translation: MSVRIIVPPLGESVTEATIAKWYKKEGDLVKTDELLLEVETEKVTLEVNAPCNGTIGKISKTDGANVLVGEEIGEIINEEAVASTTNSSNEAPKPQPVAQPTSEKPAVANNTIAPSVQKLVTENKLDSNNIKGTGRDGRITKGDVLETLNAPATATPTVNKANEDRVQRVRMSRLRKTIAQRLKDSQNTAAILTTFNEIDMLKVIALRNQYKEEFEKKHGVKLGFMSFFVKATVEALKLIPSVNAEIEGDDLVYKNYYDIGVAVGTEQGLVVPVVRDVDKMGFAEVEKAIGVLAKKAREGKLSMADLSGGTFSISNGGVYGSLLSTPIINPPQSGILGLHKTEERAVVIDGKIEVRPMMYIALSYDHRIIDGKEGVSFLVKIKQLIENPEKLLLNL